The following are from one region of the Myxocyprinus asiaticus isolate MX2 ecotype Aquarium Trade chromosome 2, UBuf_Myxa_2, whole genome shotgun sequence genome:
- the LOC127415664 gene encoding AP-1 complex subunit gamma-1-like — MPAPIRLRELIRTIRTARTQAEEREMIQKECAAIRSSFREEDNTYRCRNVAKLLYMHMLGYPAHFGQLECLKLIASQKFTDKRIGYLGAMLLLDERQDVHLLMTNCIKNDLNHSTQYVQGLALCTLGCMGSSEMCRDLAGEVEKLLKTSNSYLRKKAALCAVHVIRKVPELMEMFLPATKNLLSEKNHGVLHTSVVLLTEMCERSPDMLSHFRKLVPQLVRILKNLIMSGYSPEHDVSGISDPFLQVRILRLLRILGKGDDDSSEAMNDILAQVATNTETSKNVGNAILYETVLTIMDIKSESGLRVLAINILGRFLLNNDKNIRYVALTSLLKTVQTDHNAVQRHRSTIVDCLKDLDVSIKRRAMELSFALVNGNNIRGMMKELLYFLDSCDPEFKADCASGIFLAAEKYAPSKRWHIDTIMRVLTTAGSYVRDDSVPNLIQLITNSVEMHAYTVQRLYKALLDDISQQPLVQVASWCIGEYGDLLVSGQCEEEEPIQVSEDEVLDVLEGLLVSNLSTPVTRGYSLTAIMKLSTRFSGVNRIKKVVSIYGSSIDVELQQRAVEYNALFRKYDHMRPALLERMPVMEKTATNGPAEIVQTNGETESNILDTKHPPNITQPTSQANDLLDLLGGNDVVPVIQTTVPTKPASAGGELLDLLGDLSLTGTPTPTPAAPSVPMSQSAFLLDGLTSQPLFNDIVAGIPPMTAYNKNGLKIEFTFERSNPNPNIAVITIHATNSTEADMTDFVFQAAVPKTFQLQLLSPSSNVVPALNQGNVTQVIRVLNPQKQQLRMRIKLTYTHKGSPIQDLAEVNNFPPQSWQ; from the exons ATGCCAGCTCCAATCAGACTGCGGGAGCTCATCCGGACAATCCGGACGGCACGAACCCAAGCAGAGGAGCGAGAGATGATCCAGAAAGAGTGTGCTGCCATTAGGTCATCCTTTAGAGAAGAGGACAACACATACCGCTGTAGAAATGTGGCTAAGCTGCTTTATATGCACATGTTGGGCTATCCGGCACACTTTGGCCAG CTGGAGTGCCTGAAGCTGATTGCATCACAGAAGTTCACAGACAAGCGGATAGGGTACCTGGGAGCCATGCTGCTACTAGACGAGAGGCAGGACGTCCATCTGTTAATGACAAACTGCATCAAGAA TGACCTGAACCACAGTACACAGTATGTGCAGGGACTGGCTTTGTGCACTCTGGGCTGCATGGGCTCATCTGAAATGTGCCGTGACTTAGCTGGAGAAGTTGAGAAGCTCCTCAAAACGTCAAACTCCTATCTGAGGAAAAAG GCAGCACTGTGTGCGGTTCATGTCATCCGCAAGGTCCCGGAGCTGATGGAGATGTTCCTGCCAGCAACAAAAAACCTGCTCAGTGAGAAAAATCATG GAGTTCTTCACACGTCTGTTGTTCTGCTCACTGAAATGTGTGAGCGAAGTCCTGACATGCTCTCGCACTTCAGGAAG CTGGTTCCACAACTGGTACGAATCCTGAAGAACCTGATCATGTCAGGGTATTCCCCTGAGCATGATGTGTCTGGCATTAGTGACCCTTTCCTACAg GTGCGGATATTGAGGCTGTTGAGAATTCTTGGAAAGGGTGACGATGATTCGAGTGAAGCTATGAATGACATTCTTGCACAG GTTGCAACAAACACAGAGACAAGTAAAAACGTAGGCAATGCTATCCTCTACGAAACGGTTCTTACTATTATGGACATTAAATCGGAGAGTGGGCTAAGG GTTTTAGCCATTAATATTCTGGGTCGCTTCCTTCTCAACAATGACAAAAACATCAG ATATGTGGCGTTGACATCTCTACTGAAGACGGTTCAGACAGACCACAATGCTGtgcagagacatcgaagcactatTGTGGACTGCTTGAAAGACCTTGATGTGTCCATTAAGAG GCGTGCAATGGAGCTGAGCTTTGCCCTGGTCAATGGCAACAACATCCGGGGCATGATGAAAGAGCTGCTGTATTTCCTGGACTCCTGTGACCCTGAGTTCAAAGCTGATTGTGCATCAGGGATCTTTCTGGCTGCTGAGAA GTATGCCCCATCCAAAAGATGGCATATAGACACCATTATGAGGGTTTTGACAACg GCTGGGAGTTATGTCCGGGATGACTCGGTGCCAAATCTGATTCAGCTAATTACAAACAGTGTAGAGATGCATGCCTACACTGTACAGAGACTCTACAAAGCCCTCCTGGATGACATCTCTCAG CAACCATTAGTACAGGTGGCATCCTGGTGCATAGGAGAGTACGGAGACCTGTTAGTCTCAGGCCAGTGTGAAGAAGAGGAACCTATTCAG GTTTCAGAAGATGAGGTCTTGGATGTTTTGGAGGGTCTTCTTGTATCTAACTTGTCCACTCCTGTAACGAGAGGTTACTCCCTGACTGCTATCATGAAGCTGTCCACCCGTTTCAGCGGTGTGAA TCGAATTAAAAAGGTGGTGTCAATATATGGCAGCAGCATAGACGTGGAGCTGCAGCAGAGAGCTGTGGAATACAATGCACTTTTCAGAAAATATGATCACATGAG ACCTGCATTACTAGAGCGAATGCCTGTCATGGAAAAAACAGCCACTAACGGTCCAGCAGAGATTGTGCAGACCAATGGAGAAACAGAATCAAACATACTGGACACAAAACATCCGCCCAACATCACTCAACCAACCAGTCAG GCAAATGATTTATTAGACTTGCTTGGAGGTAATGACGTGGTACCTGTTATCCAAACAACTGTTCCCACAAAGCCTGCTTCAGCTGGAGGAGAACTGCTTGACCTGCTTGGAGACCTCTCACTGACAG GCACTCCAACCCCCACTCCTGCTGCTCCCTCTGTGCCCATGTCCCAGTCTGCTTTCCTTTTGGACGGTCTCACCTCGCAGCCCCTCTTCAATGACATTGTAGCGG GCATTCCTCCAATGACAGCGTACAACAAAAATGGCCTGAAAATAGAATTCACTTTTGAGAGGTCCAACCCCAATCCCAATATTGCAGTAATCACCATCCATGCCACCAATTCCACTGAGGCTGACATGACAGACTTTGTGTTCCAGGCTGCAGTACCAAAG ACGTTCCAGCTGCAGCTTCTTTCCCCCAGCAGTAATGTAGTTCCAGCACTCAACCAGGGAAATGTCACACAGGTCATCAGGGTTCTGAACCCACAGAAG CAACAGTTGCGAATGCGGATCAAGCTGACGTACACTCATAAAGGCTCTCCTATTCAAGACCTGGCCGAGGTCAACAATTTTCCTCCTCAGTCCTGGCAGTGA